The Mauremys reevesii isolate NIE-2019 linkage group 1, ASM1616193v1, whole genome shotgun sequence genome has a segment encoding these proteins:
- the LOC120384762 gene encoding metallothionein-like, which yields MDPQDCPCATSGTCGCTGCCKCKHCRCVSFKKSCCSCCPAGCNNCAKGCVCKEPASKKCSCCH from the coding sequence ATGGATCCCCAGGACTGTCCTTGTGCTACCAGTGGCACATGTGGTTGTACTGGCTGTTGCAAATGCAAACATTGTAGATGTGTATCTTTCAAAAAAAGCTGCTGCTCCTGTTGCCCAGCTGGATGCAATAATTGTGCCAAGGGCTGtgtctgcaaagagccagcatCCAAGAAATGCAGCTGCTGTCACTGA